The Bernardetia litoralis DSM 6794 genome includes a window with the following:
- a CDS encoding DUF1987 domain-containing protein, whose protein sequence is MNPPIFYIAAKKYIPEVRFDATKGLLEFSGQCYHEYTEEFFAPIYKWANEYLEEPARTVTLEFKMNYYNTVCSRCFLEFLEMFEDYALNQGGQVTVNWYYKSNDYDMMESGEDYQDDLELDINLISH, encoded by the coding sequence ATGAACCCACCTATTTTTTATATAGCAGCAAAAAAATATATTCCAGAAGTTCGTTTTGATGCTACTAAAGGTCTTTTAGAGTTTTCGGGGCAATGCTATCACGAATATACAGAGGAATTCTTTGCTCCTATTTATAAATGGGCAAATGAGTATTTGGAAGAACCTGCTCGTACAGTTACGTTAGAGTTCAAAATGAATTATTATAATACAGTTTGTTCTCGTTGTTTTTTGGAGTTTTTAGAAATGTTTGAAGATTATGCTCTCAATCAAGGTGGGCAAGTTACCGTAAATTGGTATTATAAATCAAATGACTATGATATGATGGAAAGTGGTGAAGATTATCAAGATGATTTAGAGTTAGATATTAATCTCATTTCCCATTAA
- a CDS encoding toxin-antitoxin system YwqK family antitoxin: MKFNIIYFIFVGIFLSTFSHKSFAQTDSLSSELPNQLTTDTKPIILLNGDKKNKDVANKSSSEGDAMLFLDLKKNGSSSKKRNKKNKEPKGYYYGLETKRIFRKYEQGRKTIVETFYYLKDFKSPDPLVDIYYVFDIKSEKIKTLPRINAENHLVLHGPYERKENGKVVESGIYYVGTKHGRWENYHSSGVLTNKDIYYRGFPKNTKFVYYDKQKTKIKEIIPMESNYVHGHYIIFFESGAIKEEGNYQYGRRVKRWMSYYDGKARNAKGQRHVETQYTEDPFNKTIKPYTLREWNEKGKYIQDNRN; encoded by the coding sequence ATGAAGTTCAACATAATTTATTTCATTTTTGTAGGAATATTTCTTTCTACATTCTCTCATAAGTCTTTTGCTCAAACAGATTCTCTTTCTAGTGAGCTTCCAAATCAATTAACAACAGATACAAAACCAATTATTTTACTTAACGGAGATAAAAAAAATAAAGATGTAGCTAATAAATCAAGTTCAGAGGGTGATGCAATGCTTTTTTTGGATTTGAAAAAAAATGGTTCTTCTTCCAAAAAAAGAAATAAAAAAAATAAAGAACCCAAAGGTTATTATTATGGACTAGAAACAAAACGTATTTTCAGAAAGTACGAACAAGGACGCAAGACGATTGTAGAAACATTTTATTACCTCAAAGATTTCAAAAGTCCTGACCCTTTAGTTGATATATATTATGTTTTTGATATAAAATCTGAAAAAATCAAAACACTTCCTCGTATAAATGCTGAAAATCATTTGGTTTTACATGGACCTTATGAACGAAAAGAAAACGGAAAAGTAGTAGAAAGTGGAATTTATTATGTGGGAACAAAACACGGACGTTGGGAAAATTATCACTCTAGTGGTGTATTGACAAACAAGGATATTTATTATAGAGGCTTTCCAAAAAACACAAAATTTGTGTATTATGACAAACAAAAAACAAAAATAAAAGAAATAATTCCGATGGAAAGTAATTATGTTCATGGACATTATATTATTTTCTTTGAAAGTGGAGCAATTAAAGAAGAAGGAAATTATCAATATGGAAGGCGAGTAAAACGTTGGATGAGTTATTATGATGGAAAAGCAAGAAACGCAAAAGGACAACGCCATGTAGAAACTCAATATACAGAAGACCCTTTTAACAAAACTATAAAACCTTATACATTAAGAGAATGGAACGAAAAAGGTAAATATATACAAGATAACAGAAACTAA
- a CDS encoding ABC transporter ATP-binding protein: MITVKNIKKAFNGKEVLKGISAEFKQGVTNLIIGSSGTGKSVLLKCAVGLIKPDEGSVFFDGKNLYKSDREEQRAIREQIGMLFQGSALFDSMTVEQNVRFPLDMRTKMTDDEKLERVNFCLKRVGLEGVNDKKPAEISGGMMKRVGIARAIVMNPKYLFCDEPNSGLDPQTSIMIDNLILEITEEYNMTTIVVTHDMNSVMEIGKHIVFLSKGVKEWEGTKEQIVHSDVESLNDFVFSNSLMVAYKKSEEERANR, from the coding sequence GTGATTACAGTAAAAAACATTAAAAAAGCCTTTAACGGAAAAGAAGTTTTGAAAGGGATTAGTGCTGAATTTAAACAAGGTGTTACTAATCTAATAATCGGCTCAAGTGGAACAGGAAAAAGTGTACTTTTAAAATGTGCTGTTGGGTTGATAAAACCTGATGAAGGTTCAGTTTTTTTTGATGGAAAAAACTTATACAAATCAGATAGAGAAGAACAACGAGCTATTAGAGAACAGATAGGAATGTTATTTCAAGGAAGTGCCCTTTTTGATTCGATGACTGTTGAGCAAAATGTGCGTTTTCCATTAGATATGCGTACCAAAATGACAGATGATGAAAAATTAGAGCGTGTTAATTTTTGTTTGAAAAGAGTGGGATTAGAAGGCGTAAACGATAAAAAACCAGCAGAAATTAGTGGAGGAATGATGAAACGTGTAGGAATTGCAAGAGCAATTGTAATGAATCCAAAATATCTTTTTTGTGATGAACCAAACTCAGGACTTGACCCACAAACTTCTATCATGATTGATAATTTGATTTTAGAAATCACAGAAGAATACAACATGACAACCATTGTAGTAACTCATGATATGAATTCAGTAATGGAAATTGGAAAACATATTGTCTTTTTGAGTAAAGGAGTCAAAGAATGGGAAGGTACAAAAGAACAAATTGTACACTCAGATGTAGAATCACTCAATGATTTTGTTTTCTCCAATTCATTGATGGTTGCCTACAAAAAAAGTGAAGAAGAAAGAGCAAATCGATAA